The genome window ctcaagaagttggttgagaaaatgtcaagagaacaagagtctgcaaattctaggcaaagggtggctacttggaagatgctaaaatataacaaatcttttatttattttggattttgttcagtcacaacataattcctatagttccatttatgttattccatagttttgatgactttgccATTATTctaatattataataaagaatgagcaagtgtttcaaaacttttgactggtagtgtatatctAAAATATAAGCTAGTAAAATACATCTTGAAATATTTGGAGATCAATGCCCTTCATttttgtcaacaacaaaaaaagaaaatacaaaaaaaaaataaaacacttcagGCATGTGAGTTTTCCCATTTTATCTAAGGTTAACCTACAGTGAGATTTCTGAGTTTTCGATGTTTGCTCCAAAAAAACCTAATTATCTCATGCAGCTCTACCTACCCCAACATAATGAGACAAACAAGGAGCAAACACAACTCCAAAAATATCTCTTTACTGGTTTTAAGACGATATAAAAAAAAGCATTGTATATACATATCATACTTATAAAAACACAGTCATACATATATAATTGCACTTGGCGCAAACAGAGGAGACTACATGGGTGGCGATAGTGGTCTGGTGGTCTTTTGCTGAGTCTTTACTGGGGGAGCATATTTGGCAGGTTAAGTGCTGGGTCAGCAAGCATGCCAGAGGACTATATGGTACATATCTGTGATGGTGGGCTGTCAGATTCCCTTGTCACCTGCCAGATTCTTAGCTCTGTTGTTAGGCTTTTTTCATTCTGAAAGAACAAAAAGCGAAACGTTAGAATGAGACACCATTTGGGTCATAATGAAGGAGAAATTAATGACTATTTATTTTAACTGAATTTGTTCATGACTTGAAAAACTTGAGGGGAAgcagaacatttttaattgacCTGAATCGCTGTTGTGCTACAATGAGAACAATGTACCTCATTCTGCTTCTGGCAAGAATGTAACTTACATTTTATAGGCAGTTTGTATATGAACTGCATGCTGTTCATGTTAATTGTGCTGAAGCTATAATTTTCCCCTAGCAACcatggaaaatgtatttaactcTCTTATTTAATAGCAAAGTTTACATGAGTCAAATGATCAGAGTTGGAGGCATTATTAAGGGAATAGACTAGCCATACATATAGGTacatacattaaagggatagttcacccaaaaatgaaaattctctcatcatttactcaccctcatgccatctcatgaCTTTCTTTGTCTTCTgaaaacaaattatgatttttagaagaatatttcagcactgtaggtccatacaatgcatgtgaatggtgaccagaccttcaAAGCTgcataaatcacataaagtcagcataaaattaatccatatggctccagtggtttaatttatgttttctgaagcgatgcaatcacgttgggagagaaacatatcaatatttcaatctttttttactatacatttttgcTTTCAATTTCAGAATGTGaacgtggagatttatagtaaaaaaggtcttcaatatttatctgtttctcatccagatCGATTAAATCaatcctgaagacatggatttaaccactggagtcttttggattacttttatgcagcctttatggaATTTTTGTAAATTGAAAAGTCttgtcaccattcgcttgcattgtatggacctacagagctgaaaaattattctataaatcttcatttgtgttctgcagaagaaagaaagtcatctgggatgACTTATCatggagtaaatgatgaacagttttcctttttgggtgaactattcctttaatgcaagaAATCGTAATGCTGTATATGGGGGTCGTAGTTTCGCCTCACAAGTAAAAGagctaattacatttttgataCATGTATCGCAAGCTCATTGGATGTCTTGAGCCAATCGCCTGTTTGTTTGCTCCAgaatgcacatgcgcattagctggacaAACTTGaaaaatactgaggtttgttgattaatttgagctaaagaagcacaatttataatgccatttttgtcagATGTCAGTCCTTTTGGTCATTCCCCATTCAAgttgataggagctgtacttgcaCGACCTGAAATAGCCACCTAATCGAGTTCACTCCAATATGGCTGCCGAGTGAATGGACTTGCCTTACAGGGACTTTCTCATCACAAGTTAATAGAACCTGTTGTTTTGTAGTTCACTGACTGGAGGTGTTACAGATGGCAGCAACCTCCCTGACTACCTGCAGATGCCCAACTTCCTTTATCTCACATTAAGCGCTACTAATGACCGCACAGTATGTGCTCATTAGCGTCAAACTTCCATTCATGGCTGTTCAGCCCCAAGGAGCCATCGTTCATCTCCGGCTATGAGTGTTTTGTTGTGAAGACTGGACTGTTCACACTTATTGTTTAACAGGTACAAACCCACCATCCTCCTTGACAAATGAAGGTAGTGTCTACTGGCCGCTGTACATCCAAGAACCCCCATAAATTAGCATGTATAGCAATTGTGCCGCTTGCAGTAAATgaaagacaatggcaaacaaaCCCATGATCTAAGATATCGAGCTCTTTATGATATGTGGGAAAATGCCTTCAGTGATTCAGTACAAATGAAAGCTTCAATATTTGTTTGGACATTCAAGATAATAATCAGCTGAGGAACTATTAAGGCATGTTTTGCATAAACTCAGCAATAGCTGGTAATCTTATACAGCAACCAGAGATAAATATTTCAGAGAGCTATAAGCAGACAGAAACGATTAAAAGAAATCTTAGAAACACACTGGAAATGGCTTTTGTGTGCATTTGGAAATATGTGAGAAACAGGAAACAAGAAATAGCGGTGTGTGAGTCAAAAGAGACCACTATAAAACTGCTGCTTCCAATGCAATTAGAAATAAGATGCAATGCATAATATAACCTGTTAAAATGATCAACTAtaagtcaactataagtaagccatttgtaggttgattatctagaaaagtgtaaacattgtgacTCTGCAGTGCTATCAAAAGGTTGAGCATCCTAACAAGCCCAACACAGAAATACTTCCTCAATCAATGGCAGATTTGTTTCTCCGACCAAATAGATTGGGGAGTGTTCAAAGAAGCTGTtgaaaaactaattatttttgcaaatctgtttggtgacacaagtggagcagaaattacacacttcagctttaaataaagtAGAATTGTGTTAATTTAAATAGTAGAGTGACTCTGTATGGCCAAAGTGTATTAGAGAGCAATGCTATAAGCTGACCAACTTGTGTATGACCCACATAAAACAGGGTGGCATCTCCTCTCCTGTTTCTCACAGTAACCCATTCCTCTGTTACTTACTTGTTTAGGGCGTTCATTAGGTACTGTTGTAGCCACTTGGTCTCTTTGTTAATGCACACCTCCTTGTTATTCTTCAGTTTGGCACTGCAAGGGAAAAGTGTAAGGTGTCTTTTAATGTAGATCTCATTGTACATACAGAAATTTCTATATGAAATGTGAACTCTTTTGACATTCAAATTTGAATATAAGTAATCATTACTATAGCATAAAGCTACAATGCCCCATTGTGAGGAGTTTTTGAATGCAATACAATAGAAACTCCATAGTCAGCATCAGCCATACAATGGCAAAACAGTTCTGCATTCAGGCTCAGTCAAGCAATTCTTTCTCAGACACTCCTCTCTCTAGTAAGTGAAATTACACTGCACTCTCTCATCACCCCAAGTATTCTTTTTCTATTCACCCGTTTCCCCTGCAGGCCTTAAAAGATTGTAAGATTGTTATAACACTCTCCCTTGTAACTCTATTAGATTATAGGTGTCTTGTCAGCAAAGGTGGACCATATTCTTTTCATTTGGCTACTCTGAAGTTAAGCGCATGTGTTTGtgcacacaaacaaatcatcattAAACTCAATTTAAGAGTTATTAATTAAACTTGAGTTGTTACATTTTAGCATGAATACGAGATAAAAGTGGTAGAAAATgtcaaacaattatttatttttttgtgcatgtctatatctaaacaaaaacattttaagctttcatttttaaaaagtattgacCACTAATGACTAATTAGCCTGTTTTTATTTATGGTGaaagtttattttaaaggaatattccaggtcagtacaagttaaggtcaattgacagcatttgtggcataatttcacaaaaatgtattttgacttgtccctccttctctttaaaaaaagcaaaaatctgggttacagtgagccaacggaagtgaatggggccaatccgtaaacaataATATACTCACTGTGTCAAGTTTATAGtcaaaatacataaacaatatgcatgttaacatgattttagtgtgataaaattgctaaccaagcttttctgtgtaaaattatagccaattttacaactttgttgccatgatgatgtaatgtcaacaaaccctaaaactctaaaatgactataaaaatttacattttccagCTCATATAAAACATAGTAAGAAAAATTCCTTTTAATAGAGAAATTAATGTAAGGGCCTTCACATTTCTACATTTAAgacctccaaaaactggccccattcacttccattgtaagtacctcactgtaacatagattattattattattatttttttttttttttaagaaaaggccgTACAAGTCAAAAtatctttttgtggtaatcaactgtcaattgagcttaacttgtattgaacccagaaaattacAAAAGGCTAAATGGTAATTAGTTGTCTCATTAGTAATTAAATAAGAATCATAGATTTAAAGGTCATATTTCTTTCTAAAAATGCTTACTATGGTATATTCactgattataattttttggttttGTCATCATTTGGATGTCACACACGGACATGGTCTGCTTAACTTTGCAGCTGTAAGTTGCTGCCCTTCTCATAATCCTATGAGCAATacattccaaaaaacaaaacaaaaaagccacTCTGAATGCCACAAAATGTTAGGGTTGTCACTCCTTCTGACCAGTGAAATTCTTTACTTGAGCTTTACCTTTACAGTCATTTGTTATTACTGgataagatttatatatatatatatatatatatatatatatatatatatatatatatatatatatatatatatatagttccaTGAATTTACAAAATTGCTTGATTTTCCGGGTTtttcatgactgtgggaaccctgtgaAAACCCTTTTTCGTGAGATATGTTGCTGATGAGAACACTCTTCAGAGACGATCTTGGCTTTAAAGTATGCATCCACCATCATCATATCTGTATGATTAACACAATATGTGCTTATCTTCAATTCACAGATATACTCTAATTTGGTTAGCACACTCTTCTGAAGTGGCTGCAGTTTATCAGAGCCTAGCATTTGTTGGTCTATCTAGATCTAGTCAGCAGGAGTTTGAGAAGGTCTGGACTGTGAACAGCAGGTAGTGATTACTTCACAGCAAGCCAAGGCCAACAGCAAACACTTGCAGATAGTGTTACCTCCATCACTCATCAGTGCAGATTTGAAGTATCAAGGGCTCTCGAACTTTGGGAATCATGGTCTGATCTGCTCTCCAGGGCTTTGCCCATGGCTTTTGTGTCAATCGTTAGTCACTGTGTGTTTTTGAGTATGACCAGCTGTTTTATCTCACTGACCTTTTGACACAGTTTAAGTCTTTGTTTACTCTGTGGTGTGCATTTATGGTATGGAATATAAGTGACATTTGTAATAGAGTGTGACAAAGCACTGCCATGTTATATTTAAACATGCCATGTTGACAGTGGTCCCATTAATCTTTGTTATAAATCCAAATAAAGAAATTCAGAACCTCTCTGCTATTTTGAACACTTCAATCAACAGAAGTGGAGACATATGGGGAGGATAATTCTCATCAGTATGCAAGGCTATGGTGTGTGACTAAGCACATCATTCAAGCCCTTTCCATGTGTGAGAAAGAGCTTGTGGAGGAAATCTTTTGGACCCCTATGATGTCGTTTTCCTGTACAAAATACGAATGCATCCAAGCTTAAAGGTCCTACCCCCTCCTATAGCATTTCCCCTGGATGTGTGCAATTGTGAGAATCTGTCCAACAGTATAATGCCAGAAAGGGGAGGCCAATTCCTGGCCCATTCAGTGTCCCTTCAGTATTTTGAGATTGATGGGGTGAAGTGATGTGTTTTTGGGTCAGGCAGACACCTCATCAGAGCCAGCATTGCTCTGGGATCTTTGAGCTTGTAGGGTGTCTTGAGTAGATACTCACATGACTTGGAACGGGCAGTTGGGAGTGTGCAGGAATTTCAGCTCACGAATCCTTCTCTGTGGGACTGTGTTGACTGTGGAACGGCACCAGCATCTCTCTACCAGGCTGATGGGCTTGGCTAGAGAAGagttaacagagagagagagagagagagagagagagagagagagagagagagagagagagagagagagaaaaggaactAAATTCAGCAGCTTTCATCACATCTTTAAATCAGTGCATGAAATCATCATGATTAATAATGTTTGATGACAAAGTACACAAATGCAAAGCACTTTTCTGCAGCACAGATGTGCACAATTGATTCAAAATGAAACTTAAAAGATTCAATTTTCAAGGTCTATTATGTAATTCATGTGCTTGTACTTCAATTGCAGTGTGCGAAACAATGAGGGTGCATGAAGCTCTTTTGATTGGCGAAAAATATTGGCATACAAAACACAGTTTCATATTGCATTACAAGTTGTTATAATCCACAAATGTATTactcattatattatattatactatatattatattatatttttgttacacTTGTACATTAGGCGCTCCATAAATAAAGttgtatataatataacataacaaaaaataactataaattataatgtaaaggtattataaaataatattaaatgtatttattcaggTAAAAGGTAAATGCGTTTATGGGTGCATTTAAAGGTAATCAACATACAGAAATGGgatatatgaaaaaatatatgttCATATATAGTTTTCAATTATGTAAAAAAGTCACAAACACAATGCACATTACCTGCATGTTTGCAACATATATGTCAAAATACTACAACATGGACGTTTTCATATGTCACAATGTTTCCTAAATACTAGTGGAatttgaatatgtacatatatgctCAAATATATGAATTACATCTTTTTATACTGTTTTCATATGCTTAGCTTTCCATATAGACACATTTGATTTGAAATGCTTCATGCACAATACCCtaaaatcttgggtatacttttttatttattttttattttgatgtattAAAGTGGATATTAGGCTGTAAGAAATTAAACGTGCACACACTCACCCATATGCATTTGCTTTCAcaattttgcacattaatcaagCGAGTATAGTAATGTCTATGGCAGCACGGGTATTAATTTTACATTTGCCCCAAACGCCTGTTACATGCTCAAAGAAGCAGAGACTTTACAGCTCGCGCAGTTTTACATTGTATCTGATAACTGCACGGCACGTCCGCAAATACTTTAACGGACATGCCCACTCACAAGAGTCCAGAGGTGTAAAGTATCTGCGACTTAACGGGGCTCGATCCACGTTAGTCCGCTTGTAAAATGCTAACGACATCTCTAGAaatcttttttcattttcataaacGCGCGAGTCATAGATAGAGCCGCGCGCTCTGGCTTGATTGAAGTGAAGACTGACGCTATAGATGCGGTTTTGTTTTATCCTCTTATCTGTGGGTAATTAAGGGAAAACAAAGACGGCGACAAATACACACTTTAATCAACGCAGTGGTGGAAGGTTTTCTGCGCTTCTGACCAAACGGGTAGGCTACGTGTCAGTCTGTTGAATTATAAAACCAATGAGTGCAAATGAGCCACAtcgaatatatatatttctgcttcaagaatgaacaaaccACATAGCATTGCATTACAGTATTAAATAAAACGTTTTAGCCTACAACTAAGTACGAAGTAGTAACTAATGTTAATGCATATGCGTAAATGCAATGTATAATAGTAAAGGTCTTTATTGGATGTCTCTTACACAGGTGCAAATTAAAATAGAGtaacttttgaacattttaaagatTCAAATAGTTGCATTCAATGTTTTTGATTAAGCTATTGTAACGTCCCCAAATCAGTGTGCCAAAACATGCATCTAGACTCCATGCAAAATGAAGAATACTGTAAACAGCTGCAAAGTAGCTTTATTTCTCAGTGACTCACCATCTGAAACGGTGGCATGAAGGGCGACCGCTATCAAAGCGAATGCTACGATCACTTTCAGATCCATGTTTACAGTTTGAAGAAGAGATCCGCACTGTGTAGTATCCTGGAGTAACTGTGACAGCATGGCAAATTCTTCTCTTATTTAAATTTGCGCACAGGCTTGAGTACATACACCCCCTCAAATACCCCCCACCTTCAAAAGGAGAAAGTGGGAGTTCCCATGATGATTTGTCAATACAAATATCTTCAATTGCATTTCTAGTATGAAATTAAACGACTCACTTTTTCTATAtaacagtatattatattatagtatattttactcattattattattattagaaatagtagtagtagtagtagtagcagtaggtTAGTATTTAATCTTTAgagatttgttttgaaaataatgCTCCAAAATATGACCAAGTatttaattatatgaattatatcGATTTTAAGTATATACATTTAGGCTCTATGTGTCATTAATATGTGtcattattacatatttttcttTTCCCCCCTCAAATTATTCACAGAGAAGGGATCTGCATTTGTTTGCTTTCAGTCAAGGTAAATTCTAAGTTGTAAGAACTGCATTAGATcagtttacattaaaaaaatttctTAGCGTATGTTCATTATGACTTTT of Xyrauchen texanus isolate HMW12.3.18 chromosome 20, RBS_HiC_50CHRs, whole genome shotgun sequence contains these proteins:
- the cxcl12a gene encoding chemokine (C-X-C motif) ligand 12a (stromal cell-derived factor 1), with amino-acid sequence MLSQLLQDTTQCGSLLQTVNMDLKVIVAFALIAVALHATVSDAKPISLVERCWCRSTVNTVPQRRIRELKFLHTPNCPFQVIAKLKNNKEVCINKETKWLQQYLMNALNKMKKA